The window GTTCGATGAAGGACTGGGCTGCCTCAGTTCCCAAGTCTCGAACCAGCAGATCGATGCCGATGATTGCAAGCTCTTCCGTCGTGCCCGGGCTGTAAGAGCTATGGCCGTCCTGCCACTTTGCTTTGATGTCGGCGTCGATACTTACAGTGGTCATGATGGCGCTCGTGCGGTCGGGGAAGTCTGAGCCTCGAGTTAACCATTTTGCGGCGCGTTTGGCACTCCGACTTAGGCATGAGTGAAGGGCTATGCGACACTTGGTCTTTGATGGATTTTCAAGGATTGTGCTGTGCAGATCGATTTGAACACTCCCGACGGCTTGACCCTTGAAGCCGTGCGCCAACTGTTGGCGGCGGCCAGCGACGATGAGCATACGCAGTTGCGTGTGACCAAGGGCGGCATCGCCTATATTTCATCGGGTGTCGTGGGCGGCACCGATATCGATGGCTTGTTGTTCCGTCTGGAAACCTGGGCCAAGGGCTCCGGTTATGTTGGGCGGGTCGCGGCCAGCGATGAAGTCTGGGTCATGCAGATCTTCAATGCGCTGAAGCAGAACTGGCCACGTCCGGCTTTCGATTACATCGACGTGTATTGAGCACCGTTCATATTCAGTCACGATTGAAGGGTGAAGGGCAGGGCGATGCTCAGGCAAACTTGCCGTTTGTCCGAGGCGAAGGGCAGGGCGCTCGGGCTCCCTGTGAAACCAAACGCCGGATTGGCGGTCGCACGATCTCAGCTTAACTCTCGAAAATAGGAGGCTTCATGCCTTGGAAGCTCGCGTCATTGGGTACTTTGTTGGCCGTTTCCCTGCTGGCGGGTTGCAGCACTGCCACCACCGAGTCGGCAACTGACCCTGTAACGACGACTGACACAGGTCACAGCCGTTGCGAGGCCAAAGCGGCCGAATTCACCATCGGCAAACAGGCTTCACCCGAGTTGCTGGAGCAGGCGCGTACCCGTGCCGGTGCGCAGAACGCGCGATTCCTGCAGCCGACCGACATGGTGACGCTGGAGTACCGCTCCGATCGTCTGAACCTCAACACGGATGCCAATCGGGTCGTCACTCGCGTCAACTGCGGCTGATCGCTCAGGCTTTTACGACGCCCACAAAAAACCCCGTCACATGGACGGGGTTTTTTTAGTGCGCCTGGAAATTACTCTGGGCGAACTTGAGCAGCTTGCATACCCTTTTGGCCTTTCTCAGCCACGAAGGAAACGGTTTGGCCTTCTTTCAGGCTTTTGAAACCGTCGCTTTCGATAGCTTTGAAGTGTACGAACAGGTCGTCACCGCCACCTTGAGGAGTGATGAAGCCGAAGCCTTTTTCATCGTTGAACCATTTAACGGTGCCGGTTTGGCGATTAGACATGGTGTATCTCCAAGAAACATATATTTTCAGTAGTACTGTGCTGCTCAGGCCAACTGGGCACACCGGGGTATCATAGTCGAAATGTTCGCTTTGGGAGCCCCCCACAGGTGCTGTTTGCCCTACAGTCGCACATTCTTTGTTGCCTGATATGGCTGAAAGCCCCGTTTTAAAAGGCTTTCAGCCGAAAGTAAAGACGATAAAAAAAGCTGCAAAACCTGCGTAATTTGTCGAAAAAAGTGTTTTTCAGCGGTTTTTCACCGGTTGAAAGCGCATTTTTTACGTGGTTTCAGGCTTATTTTTTCGCCGGATTGTTGGCCTTGCACTTGGAAATCTGGGTCAGGGCCTGTTGCTTCAGCGAGTCGCTGGCCGTGTTGTCCATCAAGGACTGAAGGTCCTTGGCCGGGTACGATTTGATCGCGTCGGCACCGCAAGCACAGTGGGATTTGGCACCAGCTGCGCCGATCTGCGGAGTGGCCGCTTCGGTGCACTGAGCCATATACTTCTCTCGCTCACCCTTCGGCCATTCGGCGTGGGCGGCCAGTGGCAGCAACAGGACGATGGGGGCGACTACAGCGAATAAACGATTCAGACGCATGCCGGGATGCTCCTTTTTGGGGTCAGTGTCTTGTTATCTGAGGGGTAAAGCGGGGATCAAGTTCATCACTCTGGCACAAAAACGCCGGATTTGCCCTGGCAGAAAACCTGCGCACCGCCACGACCGTTCATCTGTGCTAGCATGCCTCGCTCGGGCGCTTGCAGGCGCCGGTCGACCTTCAGTCCCGGCTGCGGCGAATGCCCGAATAATCCTGATTTGAATCCCAGTCACTCTGGTTCGATTTTCCGGTTGGCCGAAAGGCTCCTGCCGCTGTAAGGCAGGCGTTCGTCATTGAATGGCCTGGATCGGATCTTGTACTGGCTCATCCCAACCCACGTGACCTTTGGTAGGGGTCACCACTAGGAGAGGAGGCGCCATGCCAACTATTACTCTTCCCGACGGCAGTCAACGTTCATTCGATCACCCGGTTTCCATCGCCGAGGTCGCCGCATCCATTGGTGCCGGTTTGGCCAAGGCCACCGTGGCCGGCAAGGTCAATGGCAAACTGGCTGACGCCAGCGACATCATCGACAGCGACGCTACGCTTCAAATCATTACGCCAAAGGATGAAGAGGGGCTGGAGATCATTCGCCACTCTTGCGCTCACCTGGTTGGCCATGCGGTCAAGCAGCTGTATCCGACCGCCAAAATGGTCATCGGCCCGGTCATCGACGAAGGCTTCTATTACGACATCGCCTTCGAGCGTCCTTTCACTCCGGACGACCTGGCGGCCATCGAACAGCGCATGCAGCAGCTGATCGAGAAAGATTACGACGTGATCAAGAAAGTCACTCCGCGCGCCGAAGTGATCGAAGTGTTCAAGGCCCGTGGCGAAGACTACAAGTTGCGCCTGGTCGAGGACATGCCGAACGAACAGGCCATGGGCCTGTACTATCACGAAGAATACGTCGACATGTGCCGCGGTCCGCACGTGCCGAACACGCGTTTCCTGAAATCCTTCAAGCTGACCAAGCTGTCCGGCGCCTACTGGCGCGGCGATGCCAAGAACGAGCAGTTGCAGCGCGTTTACGGCACCGCTTGGGCTGACAAGAAGCAGCTGGCGGCCTACATCCAGCGCATCGAGGAAGCCGAGAAGCGCGATCACCGCAAGATCGGCAAACGCCTGGGCCTGTTCCACACCCAGGAAGAGTCGCCGGGCATGGTGTTCTGGCACCCGAACGGCTGGACTCTGTACCAGGTGCTCGAGCAGTACATGCGCAAGGTTCAGCGCGACAACGGCTACCTTGAGATCAAGACGCCTCAGGTCGTTGACCGCAGCCTGTGGGAGAAATCCGGGCACTGGGCCAACTACGCCGACAACATGTTCACCACCCAGTCGGAAAACCGCGACTACGCCATCAAGCCAATGAACTGCCCTTGCCACGTGCAGGTGTTCAATCAGGGCCTGAAAAGCTACCGCGAGTTGCCGATGCGTCTGGCCGAATTCGGTGCCTGCCACCGTAACGAGCCATCGGGTGCGCTGCACGGCATCATGCGCGTGCGTGCATTCACTCAGGATGACGCCCACATCTTCTGCACCGAAGAGCAGATGCAGGCCGAATCCGCGGCGTTCATCAAGCTGACCATGGACGTTTACGCCGACTTCGGCTTCAAAGATGTCGAGATGAAGCTGTCCACTCGTCCGGAAAAACGCGTCGGTTCCGACGAGTTGTGGGATCGAGCCGAAGCTGCATTGGCTGCAGCCCTTGATAGCGCTGGCCTGCCGTACGATCTGCAGCCGGGCGAGGGTGCGTTCTACGGTCCGAAGATCGAGTTCTCGCTGAAAGATTGCCTTGGTCGCGTCTGGCAGTGTGGTACCCTGCAGCTCGATTTTAACCTGCCTGTCCGTCTGGGAGCCGAATACGTCTCCGAAGACAACAGTCGCAAGCACCCGGTGATGTTGCACCGGGCGATCCTGGGCTCCTTCGAACGTTTCGTCGGAATCCTGATCGAGCACTACGAGGGTGCATTCCCCGCGTGGCTGGCTCCGACCCAGGCAGTGATCATGAATATCACTGATAAACAGGCCGATTTTGCCGCCGAGGTTGAAAAAACCCTCAACGAAAGCGGATTTCGTGCCAAGTCTGACTTGAGAAATGAAAAGATCGGCTTTAAAATCCGCGAGCATACTTTGCTCAAGGTTCCTTATCTCTTGGTTATCGGAGATCGGGAAGTCGAGATGCAGACTGTCGCTGTGCGTACTCGTGAAGGTGCTGACCTGGGCTCGATGCCCGTCGCCCAGTTCGCTGAGTTTCTCGCGCAAGCGGTTTCCCGGCGTGGTCGCCCAGATTCGGAGTAATTACTATTAAGCGTGAAATGAGACAAGATAAACGAGCTGCACCGAAAGCCCCGATCAACGAGAATATCTCGGCACGCGAGGTTCGGTTAATTGGGGCTGAAGGTGAACAGCTTGGGATTGTGTCAATTGAAGACGCGCTTCTTAAGGCTGAAGAGGCCAAACTGGATCTGGTGGAGATTTCCGCCGATGCAGTACCCCCTGTTTGCAAACTGATGGACTACGGCAAATCGATCTTCGAGAAGAAGAAGCAGGTTGCCGCGGCCAAGAAAAACCAGAAGCAGATTCAGGTAAAAGAAATCAAGTTTCGTCCAGGGACGGAGGAAGGGGATTACCAGGTAAAACTGCGCAACCTGGTACGTTTCCTGAGTGACGGGGACAGGGCCAAGGTATCCTTGCGATTCCGCGGCCGTGAGATGGCCCACCAGGAGCTGGGGATGGAACTCCTCAAGCGAGTTGAAGGTGACTTGCTCGAGTACGGTTCGGTCGAACAGCATCCTAAGATGGAAGGACGCCAGCTGATTATGGTCATCGCCCCGAAAAAGAAGAAGTAATCAACAGGGCACGGCAGGCCTTCTGATTATGTTTATCAACTGAATGCGGAGTATCCGAACATGCCAAAAATGAAGACCAAAAGTGGTGCTGCTAAGCGGTTTCTGAAAACTGCTAACGGTATCAAGCACAAGCACGCTTTCAAGAGCCACATCCTGACCAAAATGTCGACCAAGCGTAAGCGTCAACTGCGCGGTAGCAGCTTGCTGCATCCGTCTGACGTGGCAAAAGTCGAGCGCATGCTGCGCCTTCGTTAATTTTAGTCAAGAATAGAGGAAGTAACTCATGGCTCGTGTAAAGCGTGGCGTCATTGCCCGTAAGCGTCACAAAAAAATTCTGAAACTTGCTAAAGGCTACTACGGCGCACGCTCGCGCGTATTCCGTGTTGCCAAGCAAGCGGTAATCAAGGCAGGCCAATACGCCTACCGTGACCGTCGTCAGAAAAAACGTCAGTTCCGCGCTCTGTGGATCGCTCGTATCAACGCTGGTGCTCGTATCAACGGTCTGTCCTACAGCCGTTTCATCGCCGGCCTGAAAAAAGCGTCCATCGAGATCGACCGTAAGGTTCTGGCTGATCTGGCAGTGAACGAAAAAGCGGCGTTTGCTGCGATTGTCGAGAAAGCTAAAGCCACCTTGGCTTAAGTACCCCCGACAGTCACCCGGCCTCACCTCCGTGGGGCCAGGTGTTAAACGTCATAAATAGGGGAAGAGCCTTCAAGCTCTTCCCCTATTTTGTATCTGGAGTCTGTACATGGAAAACCTGGATGCGCTCGTCTCTCAAGCACTAGAGGCTGTGCAAAGCGCTGAAGATATCAATGCCCTGGAGCAAATCCGGGTTCACTACCTTGGCAAGAAAGGTGAATTGACTCAGGTGATGAAGACCCTGGGGAATTTGCCGGCAGAAGAGCGTCCGCAAGTCGGTGCGCTGATCAACGTTGCCAAGGAACGTGTCACAGACGCTCTCAATGCGCGCAAGGCGTTGTTTGAAGAGGCCGACCTGGCCGCCAAACTGTCCGCCGAGTCCATTGACGTGACCCTGCCGGGCCGCGGTCAGACCTCCGGTGGTCTGCATCCGGTTACCCGCACTCTGGAACGTATCGAACAATTCTTCACCCACATCGGCTACGGCATCGCCGAAGGCCCTGAGGTCGAAGACGATTATCACAACTTCGAAGCGCTCAACATCCCAGGCCATCACCCGGCCCGGTCGATGCATGACACCTTCTATTTCAATGCCAACATGTTGCTGCGCACCCATACCTCGCCGGTACAGGTCCGCACCATGGAGTCGAAGCAGCCGCCGATCCGCATCGTCTGCCCAGGCCGCGTATACCGTAGCGACTCGGATATCACCCATTCGCCGATGTTCCACCAGGTCGAAGGCCTGCTGGTTGATCGCGACATCAATTTCGCCGATCTCAAAGGCACCATCGAAGAATTCCTGCGTGTGTTCTTCGAAAAAGAACTGGCTGTGCGTTTCCGCCCTTCGTACTTCCCGTTCACCGAGCCATCCGCTGAAGTCGACATGGAATGCGTGATGTGCAGCGGTAAAGGCTGCCGCGTCTGCAAGCAGACTGGCTGGCTGGAAGTCATGGGCTGCGGCATGGTTCACCCGAACGTGCTGCGCATGTCCGGCATCGATCCGGAAGAGTTCTCCGGCTTTGCTTTCGGCATGGGCGTTGAGCGTCTGGCCATGCTGCGTTACGGCGTGAACGACTTGCGTCTGTTCTTCGACAACGACTTGCGGTTCCTCGCGCAATTTCGCTAGTCGTAACGAATTCTTAGGAGAGCAGGATGAAATTCAGTGAACAATGGCTGCGTGGCTGGGTTAGCCCGCAGGTAAGTCGCGACGAGCTGGTTGCTCGTCTGTCGATGGCCGGTCTTGAGGTCGATAGCGTTACGCCGGCCGCCGGTGTTTTCAGTGGCGTGATCGTGGGTGAGGTGCTCAGCACCGAACAGCACCCGGACGCCGACAAGCTGCGCGTTTGCCAGGTCAGCAATGGCTCGGAGACTTTCCAGGTCGTGTGCGGTGCGCCGAACGTGCGCCCGGGCCTGAAGATCCCGTTCGCCACCATCGGTGCCGAACTGCCGGGCGACTTCAAGATCAAGAAAGCCAAGCTGCGGGGCGTCGAGTCCAACGGCATGCTGTGCTCGCAAGCCGAACTGCAAGTGGGTGAAGGCAACGATGGCCTGATGGAACTGCCGGCCGATGCGCCAGTGGGTCAGGACATTCGTGAGTACCTGAATCTGGACGACGCCAGCATCGAGGTCGATCTGACCCCGAACCGCGGCGACTGCCTGTCCCTGGCCGGTCTGGCCCGTGAAGTCGGCGCGCTGTATGCCGCTCAGGTTACTCGTCCAGTGGTTGCCAGTGTTCCGCCGGTGCACGACGAAGTGCGTTCGGTAGAAGTACTGGCCCCGGCTGCGTGCCCGCGTTACCTGGGTCGCGTAATCCGAAACGTTGACCTGTCCAAGCCAACACCGCTGTGGATGGTCGAGCGTCTGCGTCGTGCCGACGTGCGCAGCATCGATGCTGCCGTCGACATCACCAACTACGTGATGCTCGAGCTGGGTCAGCCGCTGCATGCCTTCGATCTTGCCGAAATCAATGGCGGCATCCGCGTGCGCATGGCCGAAGAAGGCGAGAAGCTGGTTCTACTCGACGGTCAGGAAGTCAGCCTGCGTAGCGATACGCTGGTCATCGCCGACCACACCCGCGCTCTGGCCATTGCCGGTGTCATGGGTGGCGAGCACAGCGGCGTCAATACCGCGACCACTCGCGATATTTTCCTGGAAAGCGCGTTCTTCGATCAGATCGCCGTTGCTGGCAAGGCTCGTTCCTACGGCCTGCACACCGACGCCTCGCATCGCTACGAGCGTGGCGTGGACTGGCAACTGGCCCGTGAAGCCATGGAGCGCGCCACTGGCCTGCTGCTGGAAATCACCGGTGGCGAAGCCGGCCCGATCATCGAAACCGTCAGCGAACAGCACTTGCCGTCGATCGCGCCGGTTACCCTCCGCGCTCAACGCATCACCCAGATGCTGGGCATGGAAATGGATTCGGCTGAAGTCGAGCGTCTGCTCAGCGCTTTGGGCCTGACCATTACTGCCGACGGGGCAGGGCAGTGGCGCGTTGAAGTGCCAAGCCATCGTTTCGATATCAGCCTCGAAGTCGACCTGATCGAAGAACTGGCTCGCCTCTACGGCTACAACCGCCTGCCGGTTCGTTACCCGCAAGCGCGTCTGGCGCCGCAAGCCAAGGCTGAAGCCCGCAGCGATCTGCCTGAACTGCGCCGCCTGCTGGTCGCCCGTGGTTATCAGGAAGCGATCACCTACAGCTTCATCGATCCGAAACAGTTCGAACTGTTTAATCCGGGTGTCGAGCCGTTGCTGCTGGCCAACCCGATTTCCAACGACATGGCGGCCATGCGTTCGTCCTTGTGGCCTGGTCTGGTCAAGGCGCTTCAGCACAACCTGAACCGTCAACAGGATCGCGTACGTCTGTTCGAAAGCGGTCTGCGTTTCGTTGGTCAGCTCGAAGGCCTGAAGCAAGAGCCGATGCTGGCTGGTGTGGTTTGCGGTAGCCGCTTGCCGGAAGGCTGGGCGCAAGGTCGCGACACCGTGGACTTCTTCGACGTCAAGGCTGACGTGGAAGCGGTACTGGGCTTCGCCGGTGCTCTGGATGCGTTCACTTTCGTGCCGGGCAAACACCCGGCGTTGCACCCGGGGCAAACCGCGCGCATCGAGCGTGAAGGTCGTCTGGTTGGCTTCGTTGGCGCTATCCACCCTGAATTGTCGAAAACCCTGGGCCTGGATCGTCCGGTCTTCGTTTTTGAGATGGTTCTGGCGGAAGTGGCTTCGGGCAAAATGCCTAAATTCCACGAGTTGTCGCGCTTTCCTGAAGTGCGTCGTGACCTCGCACTGATTGCATACAAAGACGTTGCAGCCTCGGCTGTACTGGACGTAATCCGTGAAAATGCAGGCGAATGGCTGACAGACCTCAGGCTATTTGACGTATATCAGGGTAAAGGCATTGATCCTGATAGAAAAAGCCTTGCAGTCGGCTTGACCTGGCAGCATCCATCGCGCACTCTTAATGACGATGAGGTGAATAATACGACGCAAAATATCCTCACCTCGCTCGAACAAAGGTTGAACGCCACGTTAAGGAAGTGACGTATGGGGGCTTTGACGAAAGCTGAGATGGCGGAACGTCTGTATGAAGAGCTGGGCCTGAACAAGCGGGAAGCCAAGGAATTGGTCGAACTGTTTTTCGAGGAAATCAGGCACGCTCTTGAAGACAACGAACAGGTGAAATTGTCCGGTTTCGGCAATTTCGACCTTCGGGACAAACGCCAGCGGCCTGGCCGCAATCCGAAAACGGGAGAAGAAATCCCGATCACGGCTCGCCGTGTGGTCACCTTTCGTCCAGGGCAGAAGTTGAAGGCCCGAGTTGAGGCTTATGCTGGAACCAAGTCATAACGACGAGCTACCCGTCATCCCAGGCAAACGCTACTTCACCATTGGTGAAGTTAGCGAGCTGTGTGCGGTAAAACCGCACGTACTGCGCTATTGGGAGCAGGAGTTTCCTCAACTCAACCCCGTCAAACGCCGCGGAAACCGCCGGTATTATCAGCGCCAGGACGTGCTGATGATCCGGCAAATCCGCGCGCTCCTTTACGATCAGGGTTTCACCATCGGCGGCGCGCGCTTGCGTTTGTCCGGTGACGAAGCCAAAGACGACACCACCCAATACAAACAAATGATCCGCCAGATGATCGCCGAGCTGGAAGATGTTCTGGTGGTCCTCAAGAAATAAATTCCTGCTTTTAAATACTTTCAGTTTTCAAAAGCTTGCGATATATTCTTGAGCGTTCTTCGAGAAGAGGAACAGGTTTCACGCCTAGTCGGGGCGTAGCGCAGTCCGGTAGCGCACTAGCATGGGGTGCTAGGGGTCGAGTGTTCGAATCACTCCGTCCCGACCAAATAATCCTAGAAAATCCAGTCACTTAGCGGTGATTGGATTTTTTTATGCCTTCAGGTTTTTCTTGTCACTTTGAAACTGTGCTTTCTGGTTGCCAATTGGTTGCCAATTGAGATTGTCTTGTCATCATTGTGGAGATGGGATCAATTCTTAGGGTGGAGTTGGTGTTCGGTAAGTGTCCGGCGAGTAAACCTTGTCGGTGTGAGTGAGGAACTCTGCGGTGTGACTGCAAAGAGTTGGGTTGTCAGTTCTTTCAGTTGCAGCGGTCTTTGGTGGCTAAAAATGGCTGTAATTAGTCTTTACCCAAGCTAACCCGACTTAACCCATGCAAATAGGTCTGAATATCTGTAAGCTCATTTCATATCCCTATACAGCAAGAAAGCAGGATCTCGCTATGGACGACCGCTGGCTCTCCGTCGATGAAATCGCCGATTACCTCGGTGTGGCCAAAGACACCATCTACACCTGGGTGACCTCCAAAGGCATGCCGGGGCACAAGGTTGGGCGCTTTTGGAAATTCAAGAAGGAAGACGTGGACGCCTGGGTACGAGAGGGCGGTGCCGCTTCCAGTAGTGATGACTTTGATGACAAGGGGGCGCGCAATGCCTAAACAGCGCTCCATACAGGACAACAACGACATGATAGACCTTGATCAAGAAGCCCAAGCGCCTGAGCGCGCGCTCGAAGAGGGCAAGGTCTTTGACTACATCACCGGCAACCCGGTGAAAGACAGTGACAAAGAAAAGGTCCGCCAGCGTATTGCTCGCGCCATCATCCATGAATACGGCATCGCAGCCGAAGACATGGAGCCAGATTTCAAGATCAAGATGCTGGGCAAGAATCGCAAGCTCGATATCGCTATTTTCAAGCCCGGCCAGGCGCACACAGTAGAAAACCTTTATCGCGCCGTGGTGGTCGAGAAAGAACCCAAGATCGGTACTAAGGGGGCGTACCGTATGCGCGACCCTGAAGAGGCGCGCAAAGAGTTCGAGGTGCTGGAAATCGTGATGGCCGAGGTCGAGAGCTGCGACTACGGCCTGTGGACTAATGGCCTGGAATTCTTCTTTTTTAAGAAGGAGGTCACCCGTTTCGATACTAAGTTCAAACCCATCGGTGACTGGCCATTAGGTGACGACACCTTTAGCGTTGAAGGCCGCTCCATGGGACGGATGCGCCGTGCGGACCCGGTGATGCTGCGTACCGCTTTCCGTCGTTGCCATAACTACATCCACGGCAACGAGGGCATGCCCAAGGACGCCGCTTTCTGGCAGTTCCTGTACCTCATTTTCTGCAAGATGTACGACGAGCAGCAGCCAAATGAAGCCCGAGGGTTCTATGTAGGCCCTTTCGAACCGTTTGACCCCGAAGGCCAGAAAGCCATCCGTCTT of the Pseudomonas sp. MAG733B genome contains:
- the rpmI gene encoding 50S ribosomal protein L35: MPKMKTKSGAAKRFLKTANGIKHKHAFKSHILTKMSTKRKRQLRGSSLLHPSDVAKVERMLRLR
- a CDS encoding helix-turn-helix domain-containing protein; its protein translation is MDDRWLSVDEIADYLGVAKDTIYTWVTSKGMPGHKVGRFWKFKKEDVDAWVREGGAASSSDDFDDKGARNA
- the pheT gene encoding phenylalanine--tRNA ligase subunit beta; protein product: MKFSEQWLRGWVSPQVSRDELVARLSMAGLEVDSVTPAAGVFSGVIVGEVLSTEQHPDADKLRVCQVSNGSETFQVVCGAPNVRPGLKIPFATIGAELPGDFKIKKAKLRGVESNGMLCSQAELQVGEGNDGLMELPADAPVGQDIREYLNLDDASIEVDLTPNRGDCLSLAGLAREVGALYAAQVTRPVVASVPPVHDEVRSVEVLAPAACPRYLGRVIRNVDLSKPTPLWMVERLRRADVRSIDAAVDITNYVMLELGQPLHAFDLAEINGGIRVRMAEEGEKLVLLDGQEVSLRSDTLVIADHTRALAIAGVMGGEHSGVNTATTRDIFLESAFFDQIAVAGKARSYGLHTDASHRYERGVDWQLAREAMERATGLLLEITGGEAGPIIETVSEQHLPSIAPVTLRAQRITQMLGMEMDSAEVERLLSALGLTITADGAGQWRVEVPSHRFDISLEVDLIEELARLYGYNRLPVRYPQARLAPQAKAEARSDLPELRRLLVARGYQEAITYSFIDPKQFELFNPGVEPLLLANPISNDMAAMRSSLWPGLVKALQHNLNRQQDRVRLFESGLRFVGQLEGLKQEPMLAGVVCGSRLPEGWAQGRDTVDFFDVKADVEAVLGFAGALDAFTFVPGKHPALHPGQTARIEREGRLVGFVGAIHPELSKTLGLDRPVFVFEMVLAEVASGKMPKFHELSRFPEVRRDLALIAYKDVAASAVLDVIRENAGEWLTDLRLFDVYQGKGIDPDRKSLAVGLTWQHPSRTLNDDEVNNTTQNILTSLEQRLNATLRK
- the pheS gene encoding phenylalanine--tRNA ligase subunit alpha — its product is MENLDALVSQALEAVQSAEDINALEQIRVHYLGKKGELTQVMKTLGNLPAEERPQVGALINVAKERVTDALNARKALFEEADLAAKLSAESIDVTLPGRGQTSGGLHPVTRTLERIEQFFTHIGYGIAEGPEVEDDYHNFEALNIPGHHPARSMHDTFYFNANMLLRTHTSPVQVRTMESKQPPIRIVCPGRVYRSDSDITHSPMFHQVEGLLVDRDINFADLKGTIEEFLRVFFEKELAVRFRPSYFPFTEPSAEVDMECVMCSGKGCRVCKQTGWLEVMGCGMVHPNVLRMSGIDPEEFSGFAFGMGVERLAMLRYGVNDLRLFFDNDLRFLAQFR
- the thrS gene encoding threonine--tRNA ligase, with amino-acid sequence MPTITLPDGSQRSFDHPVSIAEVAASIGAGLAKATVAGKVNGKLADASDIIDSDATLQIITPKDEEGLEIIRHSCAHLVGHAVKQLYPTAKMVIGPVIDEGFYYDIAFERPFTPDDLAAIEQRMQQLIEKDYDVIKKVTPRAEVIEVFKARGEDYKLRLVEDMPNEQAMGLYYHEEYVDMCRGPHVPNTRFLKSFKLTKLSGAYWRGDAKNEQLQRVYGTAWADKKQLAAYIQRIEEAEKRDHRKIGKRLGLFHTQEESPGMVFWHPNGWTLYQVLEQYMRKVQRDNGYLEIKTPQVVDRSLWEKSGHWANYADNMFTTQSENRDYAIKPMNCPCHVQVFNQGLKSYRELPMRLAEFGACHRNEPSGALHGIMRVRAFTQDDAHIFCTEEQMQAESAAFIKLTMDVYADFGFKDVEMKLSTRPEKRVGSDELWDRAEAALAAALDSAGLPYDLQPGEGAFYGPKIEFSLKDCLGRVWQCGTLQLDFNLPVRLGAEYVSEDNSRKHPVMLHRAILGSFERFVGILIEHYEGAFPAWLAPTQAVIMNITDKQADFAAEVEKTLNESGFRAKSDLRNEKIGFKIREHTLLKVPYLLVIGDREVEMQTVAVRTREGADLGSMPVAQFAEFLAQAVSRRGRPDSE
- the infC gene encoding translation initiation factor IF-3, yielding MTIKREMRQDKRAAPKAPINENISAREVRLIGAEGEQLGIVSIEDALLKAEEAKLDLVEISADAVPPVCKLMDYGKSIFEKKKQVAAAKKNQKQIQVKEIKFRPGTEEGDYQVKLRNLVRFLSDGDRAKVSLRFRGREMAHQELGMELLKRVEGDLLEYGSVEQHPKMEGRQLIMVIAPKKKK
- the rplT gene encoding 50S ribosomal protein L20, with the translated sequence MARVKRGVIARKRHKKILKLAKGYYGARSRVFRVAKQAVIKAGQYAYRDRRQKKRQFRALWIARINAGARINGLSYSRFIAGLKKASIEIDRKVLADLAVNEKAAFAAIVEKAKATLA
- a CDS encoding cold-shock protein — protein: MSNRQTGTVKWFNDEKGFGFITPQGGGDDLFVHFKAIESDGFKSLKEGQTVSFVAEKGQKGMQAAQVRPE
- a CDS encoding MerR family transcriptional regulator, which translates into the protein MLEPSHNDELPVIPGKRYFTIGEVSELCAVKPHVLRYWEQEFPQLNPVKRRGNRRYYQRQDVLMIRQIRALLYDQGFTIGGARLRLSGDEAKDDTTQYKQMIRQMIAELEDVLVVLKK
- the ihfA gene encoding integration host factor subunit alpha is translated as MGALTKAEMAERLYEELGLNKREAKELVELFFEEIRHALEDNEQVKLSGFGNFDLRDKRQRPGRNPKTGEEIPITARRVVTFRPGQKLKARVEAYAGTKS
- a CDS encoding I78 family peptidase inhibitor, which produces MPWKLASLGTLLAVSLLAGCSTATTESATDPVTTTDTGHSRCEAKAAEFTIGKQASPELLEQARTRAGAQNARFLQPTDMVTLEYRSDRLNLNTDANRVVTRVNCG